The Mycolicibacterium doricum genome includes a region encoding these proteins:
- a CDS encoding M23 family metallopeptidase, which yields MVHHRRSARSDAPANRGASDVTEIIAFGEFGALPDMASRPGDPFAIDFEVLSAPELDDLNDLADESPRLLLPPPGASSRTQSTTPISVRRARAKKGARPARRTPSGATVRASAGSHRRTPESTGATHSRLVITAIAAGAVAAAANAAVDATEAPQPVLVADTAASPAALPDPDASGMQIVPVANGFDAGIHRQELANGTAFAQERAQREARLRRPQVAFPTRGILTSGFGARWGTLHAGLDIANAVGTPIYAASDGEVIASGPTPGFGMWVKIRATDGTVTLYGHIDTTMVQTGERVMAGDQIATMGNKGNSTGPHLHFEVHRSGSEKTDPMAWLRQRGVANG from the coding sequence AGATATGGCCAGCCGTCCCGGCGATCCGTTCGCCATCGACTTCGAGGTGTTGAGCGCACCCGAACTCGACGACCTCAACGACTTGGCTGATGAGTCGCCACGTTTGTTGCTCCCACCGCCGGGCGCGTCGAGTAGAACCCAGTCGACCACACCGATCTCCGTACGCCGGGCTCGTGCAAAGAAAGGCGCACGGCCGGCTCGCCGGACACCGTCGGGCGCCACCGTCCGCGCTTCTGCCGGGTCGCACCGACGGACCCCCGAGTCCACCGGTGCGACGCACAGCAGGCTGGTGATCACGGCCATCGCCGCTGGCGCGGTGGCCGCCGCCGCGAACGCAGCCGTCGACGCCACCGAGGCGCCGCAGCCAGTCTTGGTCGCCGACACTGCGGCGTCCCCAGCTGCACTCCCTGATCCCGATGCCTCGGGGATGCAGATCGTCCCTGTGGCGAATGGTTTCGATGCCGGAATCCATCGACAGGAACTGGCCAATGGCACGGCTTTCGCCCAAGAGCGGGCACAGCGGGAGGCGCGACTTCGGCGGCCACAGGTCGCCTTTCCCACCCGCGGCATCCTGACATCGGGCTTCGGAGCTCGGTGGGGTACCCTGCACGCCGGACTCGACATCGCCAACGCCGTCGGCACTCCGATCTACGCCGCATCCGACGGCGAGGTGATCGCCTCCGGCCCGACACCCGGTTTCGGCATGTGGGTCAAGATTCGTGCCACGGACGGCACGGTCACGCTCTACGGTCACATCGACACCACCATGGTGCAAACGGGCGAGCGAGTGATGGCTGGCGACCAGATCGCCACCATGGGCAACAAAGGCAATTCGACCGGGCCGCACCTGCACTTCGAGGTTCACCGCAGCGGGTCGGAAAAGACCGACCCGATGGCCTGGTTGCGGCAGCGGGGTGTGGCCAACGGCTAG
- a CDS encoding M56 family metallopeptidase, with product MTVAAALLLYVVGVLAIGPKLLTHITADAGAPRLAIAAWTTAVLTVIACSIAAIAMLLIEAAGHWDSPDALLVSCLERLRAILVGHAGWPARIVATVALAIAAGSLVAVAMRLGRALRSMRTHTFAHADAVRLVGRSYGNDVVVIDASEAAAYCVAGRPPAIVVTTAALAALDQTQLAAVVAHERAHLDGRHAYVVAAARGLTAALPRCGLVASAASQISSLLEMCADDAAARRHGRQPLLAGLLTLSGAATPAHGMAAANIAVLARAERLSDPPRRFARIQSQITLSGAVAAMAATPLAIVTLSLSGVLICIA from the coding sequence ATGACCGTCGCGGCGGCTTTGCTTCTGTACGTCGTAGGCGTCCTGGCCATCGGACCGAAGCTGTTGACGCACATCACCGCCGATGCTGGCGCTCCACGCCTTGCAATAGCCGCTTGGACCACCGCCGTTCTGACGGTAATCGCCTGCTCGATCGCCGCCATCGCAATGCTTCTCATCGAGGCCGCTGGACATTGGGACAGCCCCGACGCGCTGCTCGTCTCATGCCTGGAGCGGCTCCGCGCCATTCTCGTCGGCCACGCCGGATGGCCGGCCCGAATCGTTGCAACCGTCGCACTCGCCATCGCCGCGGGGAGTCTCGTCGCCGTCGCCATGCGACTCGGCCGAGCTTTGAGATCCATGCGCACCCACACCTTCGCACACGCCGACGCCGTGCGACTGGTCGGCAGGTCGTACGGGAACGACGTCGTGGTCATCGACGCTTCCGAGGCTGCGGCCTATTGCGTGGCGGGCCGCCCACCGGCGATCGTGGTGACCACCGCAGCTCTGGCCGCACTCGATCAAACCCAACTGGCGGCCGTCGTTGCCCACGAGCGTGCGCACCTCGACGGACGACACGCCTACGTAGTCGCCGCGGCGCGCGGCCTGACCGCCGCGCTACCCAGATGCGGACTCGTCGCGAGCGCAGCTAGCCAAATAAGCTCTCTGCTGGAGATGTGCGCCGACGATGCGGCCGCTCGTCGCCACGGGCGTCAGCCGCTGCTCGCGGGCTTGTTGACCCTCTCAGGCGCCGCCACCCCGGCGCACGGTATGGCCGCCGCCAATATCGCCGTGCTCGCCCGCGCCGAGCGGTTATCGGACCCACCGCGACGGTTCGCCCGGATTCAGAGCCAAATCACCCTCAGTGGTGCAGTAGCGGCGATGGCTGCCACTCCGTTAGCGATCGTCACGCTGTCACTTTCAGGCGTGCTGATCTGCATCGCCTGA
- a CDS encoding BlaI/MecI/CopY family transcriptional regulator, with protein sequence MARVRGFGELEASIMDRLWNRDPGTHTTVREIFDELSAERHIAYTTVMSTMDNLHSKGWLSRERDGKAYRYRPTLTREEHSARLMLEALSGGGRSEAVLSHFVAQIDAEESADLRAALRRLARQSGGRR encoded by the coding sequence ATGGCGCGGGTGCGTGGCTTCGGAGAACTCGAGGCGTCGATCATGGATCGCCTTTGGAATCGTGACCCCGGAACTCACACCACGGTCAGAGAGATCTTCGACGAGTTGAGCGCCGAACGGCACATCGCCTACACCACGGTGATGTCGACGATGGACAACTTGCACAGCAAGGGGTGGCTGTCGCGTGAACGTGACGGGAAGGCATACCGCTACCGGCCAACCTTGACGCGCGAGGAGCACAGTGCGCGACTCATGCTCGAGGCACTGAGCGGCGGGGGTCGATCTGAGGCGGTCCTGAGCCATTTCGTGGCGCAGATCGACGCGGAGGAATCCGCTGACTTGCGCGCTGCGCTGCGCCGGCTCGCCCGCCAGTCAGGTGGTCGCCGATGA